One window from the genome of Phycisphaerales bacterium encodes:
- a CDS encoding DUF3553 domain-containing protein, with protein sequence MLTEKRTFKFGDSVLNTARPEWGPGTVTRAERVVHEGQVAQRLNVRFPTVGLKTLHTGAVDLVPADENSAAQSVAQRSGWIAELEGNKPADIMVRLPADASDPFKSLWQRLQFTIGLYRFSREPRALTDWAVAQSGLTDPLTRFSRHELETFFDRWARNRDAHLVELVREASRTDQRQVDQLLAAAQPEVRQVLRRPHARR encoded by the coding sequence ATGCTGACTGAAAAAAGAACGTTCAAGTTCGGGGACAGTGTCCTCAACACCGCCCGTCCAGAGTGGGGCCCCGGCACCGTCACACGCGCCGAGCGCGTCGTGCACGAAGGCCAGGTCGCGCAGCGGCTCAATGTCCGCTTCCCGACCGTCGGCCTCAAGACGCTCCATACCGGCGCCGTCGATCTCGTCCCCGCCGATGAGAACTCCGCCGCCCAGAGCGTCGCCCAGCGCAGCGGCTGGATCGCCGAACTCGAAGGCAACAAGCCGGCCGACATCATGGTCCGCCTGCCGGCCGACGCGTCCGATCCGTTCAAGTCGCTCTGGCAGCGGCTGCAATTCACCATCGGCCTCTACCGTTTCTCGCGCGAGCCAAGGGCGCTGACCGACTGGGCCGTGGCGCAGTCGGGCCTGACGGATCCGCTCACCCGCTTCTCGCGCCATGAGTTGGAGACCTTCTTCGATCGCTGGGCCCGCAACCGCGACGCCCACCTCGTCGAACTCGTTCGCGAAGCCAGCCGCACCGACCAGCGGCAGGTGGATCAACTGCTCGCCGCCGCCCAGCCGGAGGTCCGCCAGGTCCTCCGCCGCCCGCACGCGCGGCGCTAG
- the sulP gene encoding sulfate permease, producing MHFLTPKWVVCLREGYTAHKFAGDLLAGITVGVIALPLAMAFGISSIPEDVAAELAATHPWLTPPAMGLFTAVVAGFLMSFFGGSRVLIGGPTGAFIVIIYGIAARHGYEGLATATLMAAVILILMGLFRFGSMIKFIPYPVTTGFTTGIAVIIASQQIKEFLGVAPHDAAGQPLPLPPEFVHKLQVIAASIDTIDWPTVAVSLGSMAVLIIMRRLWPRVPGAIVAVILASVVVHFAGLDKTLGGSVETIGSRFTQGIPKMLPMPHLPSFNWSMVRDLIPDATTIAVLAGIESLLAAVVADGMLGTRHKSDCELVAQGLANIGSVLFFGIPATGAIARTAANVKSGGRTPFAGMIHAATLLAFMLFLAPLAKLIPLPTLAAVLIMVAWNMSELDHFRFILRAPRSDILVLLTTFGLTVFADLTIAVGVGMVLASMLFMKRMSTVSNVSEITDEMLANHIDERELADERDPMALANRTIPYDVEVFEIDGPFFFGVADRLKDTLRGLEPPPRAFILRMRRVPAIDATGLHALEEFYHKCHRQGTTLIVSGIRTQPRDVMAKAGLDRVIGSDNIVADLDAALARAQQIPPRAAHGAS from the coding sequence ATGCACTTTCTGACTCCCAAGTGGGTCGTCTGCCTCCGCGAGGGCTACACCGCGCACAAGTTCGCCGGCGACCTCCTCGCCGGCATTACCGTCGGCGTGATCGCGCTGCCGCTGGCGATGGCCTTTGGCATCAGCAGCATTCCCGAAGACGTCGCCGCCGAGCTCGCCGCGACGCACCCCTGGCTCACGCCGCCGGCGATGGGCCTGTTCACCGCCGTCGTCGCCGGGTTTCTCATGTCTTTCTTCGGCGGGTCGCGCGTGCTCATCGGCGGCCCGACGGGCGCATTCATCGTCATCATCTATGGCATCGCAGCGCGCCACGGCTATGAGGGCCTGGCCACCGCCACGCTCATGGCCGCCGTCATCCTTATCCTCATGGGGCTGTTTCGCTTCGGCTCGATGATTAAGTTCATCCCATACCCGGTCACCACCGGCTTCACCACCGGCATTGCCGTAATCATCGCCTCGCAGCAGATCAAGGAGTTTCTCGGCGTGGCGCCGCACGACGCCGCGGGCCAGCCGCTGCCGCTGCCGCCTGAGTTCGTGCACAAACTGCAGGTCATCGCCGCGTCGATCGACACCATCGACTGGCCCACGGTGGCGGTCTCGCTGGGCTCGATGGCGGTGCTCATCATCATGCGCCGCTTGTGGCCGCGCGTGCCCGGCGCCATCGTCGCCGTCATCCTCGCGTCGGTCGTCGTGCACTTTGCGGGTTTGGACAAGACCCTCGGCGGCAGCGTGGAGACGATCGGCTCGCGCTTTACGCAGGGCATCCCCAAGATGCTGCCCATGCCGCATTTGCCGAGTTTCAACTGGTCGATGGTGCGCGACCTCATTCCCGACGCCACGACCATCGCCGTGCTCGCGGGCATCGAGTCGCTGCTCGCCGCCGTCGTCGCCGACGGCATGCTGGGCACGCGGCACAAGTCCGACTGCGAACTCGTCGCCCAGGGGCTGGCGAACATCGGCTCGGTGCTCTTCTTTGGCATCCCGGCCACCGGCGCCATCGCCCGCACCGCGGCGAACGTCAAATCAGGCGGCCGCACGCCGTTTGCCGGCATGATCCACGCCGCCACGCTGCTGGCGTTCATGCTCTTTCTCGCGCCGCTGGCCAAGCTCATTCCCCTGCCCACGCTTGCGGCGGTGCTCATCATGGTCGCGTGGAACATGAGCGAACTCGACCACTTCCGCTTCATCCTCCGCGCGCCGCGCAGCGACATCCTCGTGCTGCTCACGACCTTCGGCCTGACCGTCTTTGCCGATCTGACGATCGCCGTGGGCGTGGGCATGGTGCTCGCCAGCATGCTCTTCATGAAGCGCATGAGCACCGTCTCGAACGTGAGCGAGATCACCGATGAGATGCTCGCCAACCACATCGACGAGCGCGAACTGGCCGACGAGCGCGACCCGATGGCGCTGGCCAACCGCACCATTCCGTACGATGTCGAGGTCTTCGAGATCGACGGCCCGTTCTTCTTTGGCGTGGCGGACCGGCTCAAGGACACGCTCAGAGGCCTCGAGCCGCCGCCGCGGGCTTTTATCCTCCGCATGCGCCGCGTCCCGGCCATCGACGCGACGGGCCTGCACGCACTCGAAGAGTTCTACCACAAATGCCACCGCCAGGGCACGACGCTGATCGTCTCGGGCATTCGCACGCAGCCTCGCGACGTGATGGCCAAAGCCGGCCTGGATCGCGTCATCGGCTCTGACAACATCGTCGCGGATCTCGACGCCGCGCTGGCCAGGGCGCAGCAAATCCCGCCGCGCGCTGCACACGGTGCGTCTTAG
- a CDS encoding FIST C-terminal domain-containing protein — MPTTSYKAACHVSDLADTDTAAHDAVTNVASQMRGSTDLAVVFASGHHVNRIDTITSTVYDLLAPSTVIGCTGVSIAGNERELENQPGLVVLALSLPGVELHTFSDSDIDWPRSKDDPERLKAAMKADHPDLRGVMLLADPFTPIMGLLPALSSVLERSLDEPAVPMFGGVASAGRQAGDNRLLRNDEIRNGGLIGLSFTGAVRIETLVSQGCRPIGRPMVITGAKRNVIESLGGKSAMAAFQELAVELSDQERELIQDKGLFVGRVVSEYREHFGRGDFLVRNVIGVDRDHGLLAVSDLVRVGQTVQFHVRDAQTAHEDLEMLLAAQQFDEAPLAGILFTCNGRGTHLFNEADHDVTTIRRAMPGLPIAGFSAAGEIGPVGNSTFLHGHTASIALLRGI, encoded by the coding sequence ATGCCCACGACCTCCTACAAGGCCGCCTGCCACGTCAGCGACCTGGCCGACACCGACACGGCCGCGCACGACGCCGTAACGAACGTCGCGTCACAGATGCGCGGCTCCACCGATCTGGCCGTCGTCTTTGCCAGCGGCCATCACGTCAATCGCATCGACACCATTACTTCCACCGTCTACGACCTGCTCGCGCCCTCCACCGTCATCGGCTGCACCGGCGTGAGCATCGCCGGCAACGAGCGCGAACTTGAAAACCAGCCGGGCCTGGTCGTGCTCGCGCTCTCGCTGCCGGGCGTCGAACTGCACACCTTCAGCGACAGCGACATCGACTGGCCGCGTTCGAAGGACGATCCCGAGCGCCTCAAGGCCGCGATGAAGGCGGATCATCCCGATCTGCGCGGCGTGATGCTCCTGGCCGATCCGTTCACGCCCATCATGGGCCTGCTGCCGGCGCTTTCGAGCGTGCTCGAGCGCTCGCTCGATGAGCCGGCCGTTCCGATGTTCGGCGGGGTGGCGTCGGCCGGGCGCCAGGCGGGCGATAACCGCCTGCTGCGCAATGATGAGATCCGCAACGGCGGGCTCATCGGCCTGAGTTTCACCGGGGCCGTGCGCATCGAGACCCTGGTCAGCCAGGGCTGCCGGCCCATCGGCCGGCCGATGGTCATCACCGGCGCCAAGCGCAACGTCATCGAGTCGCTCGGCGGCAAGTCGGCCATGGCCGCGTTCCAGGAACTCGCCGTCGAACTCTCCGACCAGGAGCGCGAACTCATCCAGGACAAGGGCCTCTTCGTCGGCCGGGTCGTGAGCGAATACCGCGAGCACTTCGGCCGCGGCGACTTTCTCGTGCGCAACGTCATCGGCGTCGATCGCGATCACGGCTTGCTCGCGGTGAGCGATCTCGTCCGCGTCGGGCAGACGGTGCAGTTCCACGTGCGCGACGCCCAGACGGCGCACGAAGACCTGGAGATGCTCCTCGCAGCGCAGCAGTTTGATGAAGCGCCGCTGGCTGGAATCCTGTTCACGTGCAACGGTCGCGGCACGCATCTCTTTAATGAGGCCGATCACGATGTAACAACGATTCGCCGCGCCATGCCGGGCCTGCCGATTGCGGGCTTCTCCGCGGCCGGCGAAATCGGCCCCGTGGGCAACTCGACATTCCTGCATGGGCACACGGCGAGCATCGCCCTTCTGCGCGGGATCTGA
- the ald gene encoding alanine dehydrogenase, whose translation MIVGCPKEIKTQEYRVGMLPVVAEMLARAGHKVLIERGAGLGSGFPDDLYTDAGAVLCDSAAEVFAKADMIVKVKEPQKGELAMLREGQILFTYLHLAADKALTEGCLRSKCIGVAYETLTDARGRLPLLTPMSEVAGKMSIQEGAKYLERPFGGRGVLLGGVPGVEPGHVLVLGGGVVGTCAARMAAGLGAKVTLLDINLDRLRELDEWMPANVTLRYSDAHTVREYLAWADLVVGAVLIPGAAAPKLVRRDDLKLMRPGSVIVDVAVDQGGCVETTHPTTHNDPVFEVDGVVHYCVANMPGAVARTSTIGLNNATMPWTLRLANEGPMALARQSKGFADAINVDRGRLTNKPVADAHGLAFEPLL comes from the coding sequence ATGATCGTCGGCTGCCCCAAAGAGATCAAAACCCAGGAATACCGCGTGGGCATGTTGCCGGTTGTCGCGGAGATGCTCGCTCGAGCCGGCCACAAGGTGCTCATCGAGCGCGGCGCCGGGCTTGGCAGCGGCTTTCCGGATGACCTCTACACCGACGCAGGCGCGGTGCTGTGCGACTCCGCCGCCGAGGTCTTCGCCAAGGCCGACATGATCGTCAAGGTCAAGGAGCCGCAAAAGGGCGAACTGGCCATGCTCCGCGAAGGGCAGATCCTCTTCACCTACCTCCACCTCGCCGCCGACAAGGCGCTCACCGAAGGCTGCCTGCGAAGCAAGTGCATCGGCGTGGCCTACGAGACCCTGACCGATGCGCGCGGCCGGCTGCCGCTGCTCACGCCCATGTCCGAAGTCGCCGGGAAGATGTCGATTCAGGAAGGCGCCAAGTACCTCGAGCGCCCCTTCGGCGGGCGCGGCGTGCTGCTGGGCGGCGTGCCCGGCGTCGAACCCGGCCACGTGCTTGTCCTGGGCGGCGGCGTCGTGGGCACCTGCGCCGCGCGAATGGCCGCGGGCCTGGGCGCAAAGGTCACGCTGCTGGACATCAACCTCGACCGCCTGCGCGAACTCGATGAGTGGATGCCCGCCAACGTGACGCTGCGCTACTCCGACGCCCACACCGTGCGCGAGTACCTCGCCTGGGCCGACCTCGTCGTCGGCGCCGTGCTCATCCCCGGCGCTGCCGCGCCCAAACTCGTCCGCCGCGATGATCTCAAACTCATGCGCCCGGGCAGCGTGATCGTGGACGTCGCCGTGGACCAGGGCGGCTGCGTGGAGACGACGCACCCAACGACGCACAACGATCCGGTCTTCGAAGTCGATGGGGTCGTGCACTACTGTGTGGCCAACATGCCCGGCGCCGTGGCGCGCACGAGCACCATCGGCCTCAACAACGCCACCATGCCCTGGACGCTGCGGCTGGCCAACGAAGGGCCAATGGCCCTGGCCCGGCAGAGCAAGGGCTTTGCCGACGCCATCAACGTCGATCGCGGCCGGCTCACCAACAAGCCCGTCGCCGATGCGCACGGCCTGGCGTTCGAGCCGCTGCTCTGA
- a CDS encoding formimidoylglutamase — MVVPHTTAFDWSSLHPAEGRLARSIRTSPESCRIALLGLPDDTGVSLNGGRIGARQGPRAFREAMARYGTAHDAISGRDLAALGVFDAGDVEPAGDEIHRTHMRVSEAVDAILQMGLLPVCIGGGHDLTFPGVTALTKRLRERNEKLGGLNIDPHLDVRERVGSGMSFRRIIEDGQGVVEPRSFATVSVGAFSNELRHIDWLRERGSSLLVFDGDQHQLLERFLDLLEQMSSAANLFASFDLDVLDASVAPGVSALNPMGLTPVTASLICRSLGRLRNLRYFDLMELSPPHDVQGRTARLAVHLLLHFLAGVAERS; from the coding sequence ATGGTCGTCCCGCACACGACGGCGTTCGACTGGTCGAGCCTGCACCCGGCCGAGGGTCGATTGGCGCGGTCGATCCGCACCTCGCCCGAGAGCTGCCGCATCGCGCTGCTGGGGCTGCCGGATGACACGGGCGTGTCGCTCAACGGCGGCCGGATCGGCGCCCGGCAGGGGCCGCGCGCGTTTCGCGAGGCGATGGCTCGCTACGGCACGGCGCATGACGCCATCTCCGGCCGCGACCTCGCGGCCCTGGGCGTTTTCGACGCGGGCGATGTCGAACCGGCCGGCGACGAAATCCACCGCACGCACATGCGGGTGAGCGAAGCCGTGGATGCGATCCTGCAGATGGGCCTGCTTCCCGTGTGCATCGGCGGCGGACACGATCTCACGTTTCCTGGCGTCACGGCCCTCACGAAGCGCCTGCGCGAGCGAAACGAGAAGCTCGGCGGCCTGAACATCGACCCGCACCTGGACGTGCGCGAGCGCGTCGGCTCGGGCATGTCGTTTCGACGCATCATCGAAGACGGTCAGGGCGTCGTCGAGCCGCGGTCCTTTGCCACCGTCAGCGTCGGCGCCTTCAGCAACGAGTTGCGGCACATCGACTGGCTGCGTGAGCGCGGCTCGAGCCTGCTCGTCTTCGACGGCGATCAGCACCAGTTGCTCGAACGCTTTCTCGATCTGCTCGAGCAGATGAGCAGCGCTGCGAACCTCTTTGCGAGTTTCGATCTGGATGTGCTCGACGCGTCGGTGGCGCCGGGCGTGAGCGCGCTCAATCCAATGGGGCTTACGCCTGTTACGGCATCACTGATCTGCCGCTCGCTGGGGCGCCTGAGGAACCTGCGCTACTTCGATCTCATGGAACTCAGTCCGCCGCACGACGTGCAGGGGCGCACGGCGAGGCTGGCGGTGCACCTGCTGCTCCACTTCCTCGCCGGCGTGGCGGAGCGGTCATGA
- a CDS encoding imidazolonepropionase, whose protein sequence is MTSRGDLLIRDARLVTLAAGDVPRRRSAMRQLSIIERGDVLVRGDMIAAAGPNLDASTQNEVDARGRVLLPGFVDCHTHACWAGDRFDEFERRLAGEDYLSILKSGGGIMSTVRATRSASVEELRALTISHLNRMLALGTTTAEVKTGYGLNTDAECRMLEAIRGATQGEGASAMRVIPTFLGAHAIDREQSDFVQRTIDETLPRIVEMQPGIACDAYCEDGAWSLDQTRRLFERAQALGCPVRIHTDQFNSLGATRLAVEMGAISVDHLEAIAEPDIALVAASDTTAVLLPISGLCTDGRYAPGRRLIDAGAAVAIASNYNPGSAPSSSLPLAMALACRMMKLLPAEAIAACTVNAAHVLGLAGRVGRIAPGMAADLVLWDERDERALCYELAGPPAALVVTGGTVVRCEI, encoded by the coding sequence ATGACCAGCCGCGGCGATCTGCTCATTCGCGATGCGCGGCTCGTGACACTTGCGGCCGGCGATGTGCCGCGCCGGCGCTCGGCCATGCGGCAACTGAGCATCATCGAGCGCGGCGACGTGCTGGTGCGAGGCGACATGATTGCCGCGGCCGGGCCGAATCTCGATGCGTCGACACAAAACGAAGTCGATGCTCGCGGGCGCGTGCTGCTGCCGGGCTTTGTCGATTGCCATACGCACGCCTGCTGGGCAGGGGACCGGTTCGACGAGTTTGAGCGCCGCCTCGCGGGTGAGGACTATCTCAGCATCCTCAAATCCGGCGGTGGAATCATGTCCACCGTCCGCGCCACGCGCAGCGCCTCCGTCGAAGAACTGCGCGCCCTGACGATCTCGCACCTCAACCGGATGCTCGCGCTCGGCACGACCACGGCAGAAGTGAAGACGGGCTATGGCCTGAACACCGATGCCGAGTGCCGCATGCTCGAAGCGATCCGCGGAGCGACGCAGGGAGAAGGCGCGAGCGCTATGCGCGTCATTCCCACGTTCCTGGGCGCGCACGCGATCGACCGCGAGCAGAGCGACTTTGTGCAGCGCACCATTGATGAGACCCTGCCGCGGATCGTGGAGATGCAGCCGGGCATCGCCTGCGACGCCTACTGCGAGGATGGCGCGTGGTCGCTGGATCAGACGCGGCGGCTCTTCGAGCGGGCGCAGGCGCTGGGCTGCCCTGTGCGGATTCACACGGACCAGTTCAATTCGCTCGGCGCCACGCGCCTGGCCGTCGAGATGGGGGCGATCAGCGTCGATCATCTCGAAGCCATCGCCGAGCCGGATATTGCGCTCGTGGCCGCTTCAGACACGACGGCGGTGTTGCTGCCGATCTCGGGCTTGTGCACGGACGGGCGCTACGCGCCGGGGCGGCGGCTCATCGACGCCGGGGCCGCGGTGGCGATCGCGAGCAATTACAACCCTGGTTCGGCGCCGTCGTCTTCGTTGCCGCTGGCCATGGCGCTGGCCTGCCGCATGATGAAACTGCTGCCGGCCGAGGCGATCGCCGCGTGCACGGTGAACGCAGCGCACGTGCTCGGGCTGGCCGGCCGCGTGGGACGCATCGCACCGGGCATGGCGGCGGATCTCGTGCTCTGGGACGAGCGCGATGAGCGGGCTCTGTGCTATGAGCTGGCGGGCCCGCCGGCCGCGCTGGTGGTGACAGGCGGCACCGTGGTGCGCTGTGAAATCTAA
- the trxB gene encoding thioredoxin-disulfide reductase: MNQHASDAVEKVVIIGSGPAGWTAAIYAARANLNPICYVGVPKTDPSPILPGGQLMLTTEVENYPGFPEGVTGPEMMDKFQKQAERFGTRVVGEDIESCDFSRRPFTLTTSSGATVKAHSVILATGAVANWLGLENEMRLARSGGGVSACAVCDGALPAFRDQVLAVVGGGDTAMEETSYLTKFASKVHVIHRRGEFRASKTMQQRVLESPKVEVQWHSQVVDVLGDGVISGIVLRDTRTGAKRELDVKGLFIAIGHTPATKFLKGSGIALDDKGYVQMPVAHRSNTNIEGVFVAGDVADAVYRQAITAAGMGCRAAIDAERWLADQGVH; this comes from the coding sequence ATGAACCAGCACGCGTCAGACGCCGTCGAAAAGGTCGTCATCATCGGATCAGGGCCGGCGGGGTGGACGGCCGCCATCTACGCCGCCCGCGCCAATCTCAACCCCATCTGCTACGTCGGCGTGCCCAAGACCGACCCGAGCCCCATCCTCCCGGGCGGGCAGCTCATGCTCACCACCGAGGTCGAGAACTACCCCGGGTTTCCCGAGGGAGTCACTGGCCCGGAGATGATGGACAAGTTCCAGAAGCAGGCCGAACGCTTCGGCACGCGAGTCGTCGGCGAAGATATCGAATCGTGCGATTTCTCCCGGCGGCCCTTCACCCTGACCACTTCGTCGGGCGCGACCGTCAAGGCCCACAGCGTGATCCTCGCCACCGGGGCCGTGGCCAACTGGCTTGGCCTCGAAAATGAGATGCGCCTGGCCCGCAGCGGCGGCGGCGTGTCGGCCTGCGCCGTGTGCGACGGCGCCCTGCCCGCGTTCCGCGACCAGGTGCTCGCCGTGGTCGGCGGCGGCGACACGGCCATGGAGGAAACCTCGTATCTCACCAAGTTCGCCAGCAAGGTGCACGTCATCCACCGCCGCGGCGAGTTCCGCGCCAGCAAGACCATGCAGCAGCGCGTGCTCGAGAGCCCCAAGGTGGAGGTGCAGTGGCACTCGCAGGTCGTCGATGTGCTCGGCGACGGCGTGATCAGCGGCATCGTCCTGCGCGACACGCGCACCGGCGCCAAGCGCGAACTTGACGTCAAGGGCTTGTTCATCGCCATCGGCCACACGCCGGCGACGAAGTTCCTCAAAGGCTCGGGCATCGCGCTCGATGACAAGGGCTACGTGCAGATGCCCGTTGCGCACCGCTCGAACACCAACATCGAGGGCGTGTTCGTGGCCGGCGACGTGGCGGACGCGGTGTACCGGCAGGCAATCACGGCGGCGGGCATGGGCTGCCGCGCCGCCATCGACGCCGAACGCTGGCTCGCCGACCAGGGCGTGCACTGA
- the arfB gene encoding aminoacyl-tRNA hydrolase, with amino-acid sequence MAGVGADPSPPLGGSLELAPGLHVHDSEVAFAASRSSGPGGQNVNKVNTRMELRLPVAALGGPGRLSQAALDRFRRLAAGRITKEDELILASGRFRSQARNRQACLDLLRELIITARVPPKPRKATKPGRGAVQKRLREKKIRGEIKQRRKRPSREE; translated from the coding sequence ATGGCCGGCGTCGGCGCTGATCCATCACCTCCATTGGGCGGCTCGCTCGAACTCGCCCCGGGTCTGCACGTGCATGACTCGGAGGTGGCCTTCGCCGCGAGCCGGTCGAGCGGGCCCGGCGGGCAGAACGTCAACAAGGTCAACACTCGCATGGAACTGCGCCTGCCCGTGGCGGCGCTGGGCGGCCCGGGCCGGCTGTCGCAGGCCGCGCTCGATCGCTTCCGCCGCCTCGCCGCCGGCCGCATCACCAAGGAAGACGAACTCATCCTCGCCTCAGGCCGGTTCCGTTCGCAGGCACGAAATCGCCAGGCGTGCCTCGATCTGCTTCGCGAACTGATCATCACCGCCCGCGTGCCGCCCAAGCCGCGCAAGGCGACCAAGCCCGGCCGCGGCGCCGTGCAGAAGCGCCTGCGCGAAAAGAAGATCCGCGGCGAAATCAAGCAGCGGCGAAAGAGACCTTCGCGCGAAGAGTAG
- a CDS encoding GTP cyclohydrolase I FolE2, producing MNAPTTRGSAAAATLDKPMVDVQSLADSRRLAIDKVGVKNVVYPITLRMPCGKSQTTVATIDMYVSLPHDRKGTHMSRFLESLNEHRDCIRPEQIISMCQDLRQRLDAKDAHIRVEFTYFIEKLAPVSKQPGLMDYRVTFECASNGSDDFVMKVAAPAASLCPCSKEISRYGAHNQRCEITAEVRFEGEVWIEDVVSILEKSASAEVYSVLKRPDEKFVTEAAYDSPKFVEDIVRDAATALNADNRIIWYRVRSENFESIHNHNAYAELTRDKRAS from the coding sequence ATGAACGCACCAACGACTCGCGGCAGCGCCGCCGCGGCGACCCTCGACAAGCCCATGGTCGATGTCCAGAGCCTCGCCGATTCGCGCCGCCTGGCCATCGACAAGGTGGGCGTCAAGAACGTCGTCTATCCCATCACCCTGCGCATGCCCTGCGGCAAGTCGCAGACCACCGTCGCCACCATCGACATGTACGTCTCGCTGCCCCACGATCGCAAGGGCACGCACATGAGCCGCTTTCTCGAGTCGCTCAACGAACATCGCGACTGCATCCGCCCCGAGCAGATCATCTCGATGTGCCAGGACCTGCGGCAGCGGCTGGATGCCAAGGACGCGCACATTCGCGTCGAGTTCACCTACTTCATCGAAAAGCTCGCCCCGGTCTCGAAGCAGCCGGGGCTGATGGACTACCGCGTGACGTTCGAATGCGCCAGCAACGGGTCCGACGACTTCGTCATGAAGGTGGCGGCGCCGGCGGCGAGCCTGTGCCCGTGCAGCAAGGAAATCAGCCGCTACGGAGCGCACAACCAGCGCTGCGAGATCACCGCCGAGGTGCGCTTCGAGGGCGAGGTGTGGATCGAGGACGTCGTGAGTATTCTCGAGAAATCTGCCAGCGCGGAGGTCTACTCCGTGCTCAAGCGGCCCGATGAGAAGTTCGTCACCGAGGCGGCGTACGACTCACCCAAGTTCGTCGAAGACATCGTGCGCGACGCGGCGACGGCGTTGAACGCCGACAATCGCATCATCTGGTATCGTGTGCGCAGTGAGAACTTCGAGTCGATCCACAACCACAACGCCTACGCCGAACTCACGCGCGACAAGCGAGCGTCCTGA
- a CDS encoding TIGR00730 family Rossman fold protein encodes MPESLHTVEPAEPKTSTKPPPTQSPEGPIWGHAPGSEEQIRFLHGPQGRTTEFFRLLRIMAEFVRGFRRLHFVGPCVTVFGSARFEEDHRYYKLAREVSANIARHGFTVLTGGGPGIMEAANRGAKDVGGRSIGCNIVLPVEQEPNPYVDEFITFRYFFVRKVMLVKYSYAFVALPGGFGTMDEIFETATLIQTGKILDFPLVLMGLDYWQPLIAFVRTRMIPEKTINPEDATRIILTDDPEEAAHEIRQCAMDRFGLSYEEPVKKRWFLGERG; translated from the coding sequence ATGCCCGAGTCGCTGCACACCGTCGAGCCCGCCGAACCGAAGACTTCGACCAAGCCGCCGCCCACGCAGTCTCCGGAGGGACCCATCTGGGGACACGCGCCCGGGTCCGAAGAGCAGATCCGCTTCCTCCACGGCCCGCAGGGACGCACGACCGAGTTCTTCCGCCTCCTGCGCATCATGGCTGAGTTCGTGCGCGGCTTCCGTCGCCTGCACTTCGTCGGTCCGTGCGTCACCGTCTTCGGCTCGGCCCGGTTCGAGGAAGATCACCGCTACTACAAACTCGCGCGCGAAGTCTCGGCCAACATCGCCCGGCACGGCTTTACCGTCCTCACCGGCGGCGGGCCGGGCATCATGGAAGCCGCCAACCGCGGCGCCAAAGACGTCGGCGGCAGATCCATCGGCTGCAACATCGTCCTGCCCGTCGAGCAGGAGCCCAATCCCTACGTCGATGAATTCATCACCTTCCGCTACTTCTTCGTGCGCAAGGTCATGCTCGTGAAGTATTCCTACGCGTTTGTCGCGCTGCCCGGCGGTTTCGGCACCATGGATGAGATCTTTGAAACCGCCACGCTCATTCAGACCGGCAAGATCCTCGACTTCCCCCTCGTGCTCATGGGTCTGGACTACTGGCAGCCGCTCATCGCGTTCGTCCGCACGCGCATGATCCCCGAGAAGACGATCAACCCCGAAGACGCCACGCGCATCATTCTCACCGACGACCCGGAAGAGGCGGCGCACGAAATCCGCCAGTGCGCCATGGATCGATTCGGGCTCTCCTACGAAGAACCCGTGAAGAAGCGATGGTTCCTCGGCGAGCGCGGTTGA